One window of Mesorhizobium sp. PAMC28654 genomic DNA carries:
- a CDS encoding DMT family transporter, with translation MHKTIPTLVGFSAILTWSFLALLSTAAGPIPPFQLAAMTFLLGGLVGASSWIFRPAALKSLRQPWQVWATGTAGLCIYHCAYFFAIQSAPPVEVSLIAYLWPLLIVVFAAFLPGERLKAHHLVGVFLGLAGAIVVITKGGQVGLANGVMPGHVIALFCAFIWSGYSVISRRFGKVPTDVVAGYCFITAAVAFALHLALEPTVWPQTPTQWTAIAILGAIPLGAGFYAWDYGCKHGDIMILGALSYAAPLFSVIVLLLAGFGAFHWSVALACILITVGAVVAARDLLFKPRQAVAEATLET, from the coding sequence GTGCACAAGACCATCCCGACCCTCGTCGGCTTTTCGGCCATCCTGACCTGGTCATTCCTGGCATTGCTGTCGACGGCAGCAGGCCCGATCCCGCCATTCCAGCTCGCGGCGATGACCTTCCTGCTAGGCGGTCTCGTCGGCGCCAGCAGCTGGATTTTCCGCCCGGCCGCGCTCAAATCGCTGCGGCAGCCATGGCAGGTCTGGGCGACGGGCACGGCGGGGCTGTGCATCTACCACTGCGCCTATTTCTTCGCGATCCAGTCGGCGCCGCCCGTCGAGGTCAGCCTGATCGCCTATCTGTGGCCGTTGCTGATCGTCGTCTTCGCCGCCTTCCTGCCGGGCGAGCGATTGAAGGCCCACCACCTCGTCGGCGTCTTCCTTGGTCTCGCCGGCGCCATCGTCGTCATCACCAAGGGCGGCCAGGTCGGGCTGGCCAATGGGGTGATGCCGGGCCATGTCATCGCGCTGTTCTGCGCCTTCATCTGGTCGGGATATTCGGTCATCTCGCGCCGCTTCGGCAAGGTGCCGACCGATGTCGTGGCCGGCTATTGCTTCATCACCGCCGCCGTCGCCTTCGCCCTGCATCTGGCGCTTGAACCTACCGTCTGGCCACAGACCCCGACGCAGTGGACCGCCATCGCCATTCTCGGCGCCATACCGCTCGGAGCCGGCTTCTACGCCTGGGACTATGGCTGCAAGCACGGTGACATCATGATCCTGGGCGCCCTCTCCTACGCCGCACCCCTGTTTTCGGTCATCGTGCTTCTGCTGGCCGGGTTTGGCGCCTTCCACTGGTCGGTCGCACTCGCCTGCATCCTGATCACGGTCGGCGCCGTGGTCGCCGCCAGGGATTTGCTGTTCAAGCCACGCCAAGCGGTGGCCGAAGCAACGCTGGAAACGTGA
- a CDS encoding NAD(P)-dependent oxidoreductase yields MKVGFIGLGMMGRNAALNIRRAGFAMVVHDIRDEATAVLVAKGAETGLHAADVLDRCDVVVTMVFGPKEIGQVVRGPHGFLSTNCQGKYWIDLTTSSPKLMRELAAEFTEKGGHPVDAPVTGSVDAAIRGDMPMFVGGEDADIAVVRPVIEAMGEVRRVGKHGNGYVAKLVNNQLWKIHAAAIGEAMVTAKLAGLEPDVWWEVMKGGAADSFVLQHDVPSIFAGHYDPSFPIALCLKDLGLIEELLAETGTRSELTRATHDRFKEAGARYGMGAGEMTVCKLIEDDAGVALRVAGDWVAPWDVAPPKG; encoded by the coding sequence ATGAAAGTGGGTTTCATCGGTCTTGGCATGATGGGCCGCAACGCCGCGCTCAACATCCGGCGGGCGGGCTTCGCCATGGTCGTCCACGACATTCGCGACGAGGCGACGGCGGTGCTGGTGGCCAAGGGCGCCGAGACGGGGCTGCATGCGGCCGACGTGCTCGACCGCTGCGACGTCGTCGTCACCATGGTGTTCGGGCCAAAGGAGATCGGGCAGGTGGTGCGCGGCCCGCATGGCTTCCTGTCGACGAATTGCCAGGGCAAATACTGGATCGACCTGACCACCTCCAGCCCGAAGCTGATGCGCGAACTGGCGGCTGAATTCACTGAGAAGGGCGGCCATCCCGTCGATGCACCGGTGACCGGTTCGGTCGATGCCGCCATACGCGGCGACATGCCGATGTTCGTCGGCGGCGAGGACGCGGATATCGCGGTGGTCAGGCCGGTGATCGAGGCGATGGGCGAGGTTCGCCGCGTCGGCAAGCATGGCAATGGCTATGTCGCCAAGCTGGTCAACAACCAGCTGTGGAAGATCCACGCCGCGGCCATCGGCGAGGCGATGGTCACCGCCAAGCTCGCCGGGCTGGAGCCGGATGTGTGGTGGGAGGTGATGAAGGGTGGGGCCGCCGACAGTTTCGTTTTGCAGCACGACGTGCCGTCGATCTTTGCCGGGCATTACGACCCGTCCTTCCCGATCGCGCTCTGCCTGAAGGATCTCGGCCTGATCGAGGAACTGCTGGCGGAAACCGGCACGCGTAGCGAACTGACGCGCGCCACGCATGATCGCTTCAAGGAGGCCGGCGCGCGCTACGGCATGGGCGCCGGCGAAATGACCGTGTGCAAGCTCATCGAGGACGACGCCGGCGTGGCGCTGCGCGTCGCCGGCGATTGGGTTGCGCCCTGGGATGTGGCGCCGCCCAAGGGCTGA
- a CDS encoding glutathione S-transferase family protein gives MLTLHDYLPSQNGWKARVLLGLLDIPYKTRIVSIFEGESHTDAFLRLNPAGAVPVLELEDGRSIAESNAILAYLAEATPFLPADRFHRAKVVQWLFFEQYHVEPVIGSLRFWTLTGRLERNKAMVSGKREAGARTLAALERSLADAPYLAGDELTIADIAVYAYSHRAEDCGFMLKDYPAFSAWVDRVREAIGPGYPVHPYSIDPHSGA, from the coding sequence ATGCTCACGCTTCATGACTACCTGCCCTCGCAAAATGGCTGGAAGGCCAGGGTCCTGCTCGGGCTGCTCGATATCCCATACAAGACGCGCATCGTGTCCATCTTCGAGGGCGAGAGCCACACGGACGCCTTCCTGAGGCTCAATCCGGCCGGCGCCGTCCCGGTCCTGGAACTGGAGGATGGGCGCTCGATTGCTGAATCGAACGCCATCCTCGCCTATCTCGCCGAGGCCACGCCCTTTCTGCCGGCTGACCGCTTTCATCGCGCCAAGGTAGTGCAGTGGCTGTTCTTCGAGCAGTACCATGTCGAGCCGGTGATCGGCTCGCTGCGTTTCTGGACGTTGACGGGGCGACTGGAGCGCAACAAGGCGATGGTCTCCGGCAAGCGCGAAGCCGGCGCCCGCACGCTCGCCGCGCTGGAACGCAGCCTCGCCGACGCTCCGTACCTCGCCGGCGACGAACTGACCATCGCCGATATCGCTGTTTACGCCTACAGCCACCGAGCCGAGGATTGCGGCTTCATGTTGAAAGACTATCCAGCATTCAGCGCCTGGGTTGACCGCGTGCGCGAAGCGATCGGCCCCGGCTACCCCGTGCATCCCTACAGCATCGATCCGCATTCCGGCGCCTGA